In the Acetobacterium sp. KB-1 genome, ATGGGAACGGCCTCTATCTGGTTCGGGCTGATGGTAGCCAGACTACCAATGGCATGATCTCCACCGATGTCCGGGGCCGGGAATACGTTATTAAATGGCAGAAAGACGGCACCCATGATAAGATCTTGCCTAAAACCATGCAGAGTGTTTTTGCGGGACAGCCCACTACTCTGCTAAGATGGTTTATGGATCATAAACCCGAGGTACTGGAAGAAACCCGTTGGATTTTTATGTGCAAGGACTATATCCGTTTCCGGTTAACCGGAGAAGCTTATGGGGAAATTGCTGATATGTCCGGTTCCAGTCTGATGAATGTCCGGGATGTGAAATATGACCGGGATCTGCTCAAAGACATGGGGCTTGAAAGCATTTATGATAAATTGCCGCCACTGCGTTATTCAGGGGAAGTCTGCGGCACGATTACCAAGGAAGTGGCCGAACTGACCGGACTGTCTGAAGGAACCCCAGTGGCCGGGGGCTGTATGGATATTCACGCCTCAGCAATGGCAGTGGGAATCACCGATGAGGATAAAATGTGCGTGGTGGCCGGGACCTGGAGCATCAATGAATATATCAGTAAAAAACCGGTAGTGGACAAGGACTTGTTTATGACCTCCATTTATCCGATCCCCGGTTATTGGATGATCTTGGAAGGCAGCCCGACCTCGGCCAGTAATCTGGAATGGTTTTTAACTGAAATCCTTCGGGATATTGATCTCAAAGAGCAGGATGTCTATGAGTATTCCAACCATTGTGTCAACTGTGTGGCCGATGAAGATTGTGGCGTGGTCTTCCTACCCTTTTTATACGCCAGCAATGTCAACATCAATGCCAAGGCCTGTTTTGTCGGA is a window encoding:
- a CDS encoding FGGY-family carbohydrate kinase, whose protein sequence is MGKYLLGLDNGGTMIKAALYDLKGNEVAISSSKTAMYQPEPGFTERDVEEMWQANVKAIKGVIAKAGINGSEIIGLSATGHGNGLYLVRADGSQTTNGMISTDVRGREYVIKWQKDGTHDKILPKTMQSVFAGQPTTLLRWFMDHKPEVLEETRWIFMCKDYIRFRLTGEAYGEIADMSGSSLMNVRDVKYDRDLLKDMGLESIYDKLPPLRYSGEVCGTITKEVAELTGLSEGTPVAGGCMDIHASAMAVGITDEDKMCVVAGTWSINEYISKKPVVDKDLFMTSIYPIPGYWMILEGSPTSASNLEWFLTEILRDIDLKEQDVYEYSNHCVNCVADEDCGVVFLPFLYASNVNINAKACFVGLSSYHNRDNMLRAVYEGIVFSHKYHIEKLLKYRSAPKSIRIAGGVAKSRVWVQMFADILKVPIEVTECTELGALGAAICAGVATGAYESFKAASDVMVEIAFTAVPDPTKQALYEKKYNRYLKVINALDGIWDEY